One genomic region from Sphingobacterium sp. UGAL515B_05 encodes:
- a CDS encoding mechanosensitive ion channel family protein, protein MMNETLIQLSQKWPAGLWNIALILFSFLIGILIKLIFIPLLRRQAIQQESYSLFRSFIRRFNRVLSVFIPLIVFNSLLPFTQFNERTLRVVSKINELLLVSFFAVVLIQGIKVFEDYLYHRFDINKENNLRERKIRTQIVFIRKVVVTLIIVISLAIILLSFDSMQKIGAGLLTGVGVGGIIIGFAAQKSLGNLLAGFQIAFTQPIRMDDVLVVEGEWGRVEEINLTYVVVNIWDKRRLVLPITYFIEKPFQNWTRTTSEILGTVFIYTDFTVPVQLLREKLTALLTGHPLWDGQVNVLQVTDFKERTMEIRCLMSCRNSGQAFDLRCYIREQMITYIHTNFPNALARTRVDYMEGEQKGM, encoded by the coding sequence ATGATGAACGAAACATTAATTCAACTTTCACAGAAGTGGCCCGCCGGGCTCTGGAATATTGCATTAATCCTATTTTCATTTTTGATCGGTATCCTGATTAAACTCATATTTATTCCTCTACTACGGCGTCAGGCCATCCAACAGGAATCCTACTCCCTTTTCCGTTCCTTTATCCGCCGTTTTAATCGTGTGCTGAGTGTGTTTATCCCATTAATTGTTTTCAATAGTCTACTGCCCTTTACACAATTTAACGAAAGGACCCTCCGCGTGGTGAGCAAAATCAATGAACTTTTATTGGTCAGTTTCTTTGCAGTTGTGCTGATACAGGGGATTAAGGTTTTTGAAGATTATCTCTACCATCGTTTTGATATCAATAAGGAGAATAACCTGCGCGAACGAAAGATTAGGACGCAAATCGTCTTTATCCGAAAAGTGGTGGTCACGCTGATCATTGTGATTTCTTTGGCAATTATCCTTTTAAGCTTTGATAGTATGCAAAAGATCGGTGCCGGTTTGCTCACGGGGGTGGGGGTTGGCGGTATTATCATTGGTTTTGCTGCACAGAAGTCCTTGGGAAATCTCCTCGCTGGCTTTCAGATTGCTTTTACACAACCCATTCGTATGGATGACGTATTGGTTGTTGAAGGGGAATGGGGGCGTGTGGAGGAAATTAATCTAACTTATGTCGTGGTCAATATCTGGGACAAACGCCGTTTGGTATTGCCCATCACGTATTTTATTGAAAAACCCTTCCAAAATTGGACACGTACGACTTCTGAAATATTGGGTACTGTATTTATCTATACAGATTTTACCGTACCAGTCCAGCTACTGCGTGAGAAACTGACGGCATTACTCACCGGACATCCGCTTTGGGATGGTCAAGTAAACGTGCTTCAGGTGACTGATTTTAAAGAGCGCACCATGGAGATCCGCTGCCTGATGAGCTGCCGCAATTCGGGTCAGGCTTTTGACCTACGCTGTTATATTCGGGAACAAATGATTACATACATCCACACGAACTTCCCGAATGCATTGGCCAGAACACGGGTGGATTATATGGAGGGCGAGCAAAAGGGTATGTAA
- a CDS encoding acyltransferase family protein, with protein sequence MERDHSSSLTSATLLSKTIDFLRFPLIVGVVFIHTDFSNIIIQGSKQVNILHFPVFAHVFFLFSKLVFEVCVPLFFFISGFLFFYRTESFTFEVYFKKLNSRLHSLFIPYIFWNFAVLLFFFLAQTFVGGLLSGANKPIVQYSISDWLWSFWDTSHIHVQATKNLPINSPFWFIRDLMVLVVLSPIVYILIKKLHLFAVFIIGGIWLCNPYFYLPGWSTVSFFFFSAGAYFSLYKKNFVLIMKSFLPWPTPCYILLLVGAFYSLGKGWWSYIYCANVLVGLIAVVAVTASFIEKGRWRPNYFLASASFFIFAYHRLPLVFIIKFLFNQIRPQTDAVLLFLYFLCPAIVILLGLLFYWTIKKLLPRFTAVICGGRLS encoded by the coding sequence ATGGAAAGAGACCATTCTTCTTCGTTAACTTCGGCAACACTCTTGTCGAAAACCATCGATTTTCTCCGCTTCCCATTAATCGTTGGAGTGGTATTTATTCATACCGATTTTTCGAATATCATCATTCAAGGTTCAAAACAGGTTAATATACTCCATTTTCCTGTTTTTGCACACGTATTCTTCTTATTTTCAAAGCTCGTCTTCGAAGTCTGTGTGCCGCTTTTCTTTTTTATATCAGGCTTTCTTTTTTTTTATCGAACGGAGTCCTTCACGTTTGAGGTCTATTTCAAAAAATTAAACAGCAGGCTGCACAGTCTGTTTATTCCTTATATTTTTTGGAACTTCGCAGTACTGCTTTTTTTCTTTCTGGCACAGACTTTCGTCGGGGGACTTTTGTCTGGTGCTAATAAGCCAATTGTACAGTACAGTATATCAGATTGGCTTTGGTCTTTTTGGGATACTTCGCATATCCATGTCCAGGCAACAAAAAACTTACCCATCAATTCACCTTTTTGGTTTATCCGTGATCTCATGGTGCTTGTGGTCCTGTCGCCCATCGTTTATATTTTAATTAAAAAGTTACACCTATTCGCAGTGTTCATAATAGGGGGGATCTGGTTATGTAATCCTTATTTTTATCTGCCTGGATGGAGTACGGTTTCTTTCTTTTTCTTTTCGGCAGGGGCTTACTTTAGTTTGTATAAAAAGAATTTTGTGCTCATCATGAAGTCTTTCTTGCCCTGGCCAACTCCATGTTATATCCTGCTGCTCGTAGGAGCATTTTATAGTTTAGGCAAAGGCTGGTGGAGTTATATCTATTGTGCCAATGTGTTGGTAGGCTTGATAGCCGTGGTTGCAGTGACAGCTTCCTTTATTGAGAAGGGACGCTGGCGGCCCAATTACTTTTTAGCCAGCGCCAGTTTTTTTATATTTGCTTACCACCGTTTGCCGTTGGTTTTTATTATCAAATTCTTATTTAACCAGATTAGACCGCAAACGGATGCAGTACTACTGTTTTTGTATTTTCTCTGCCCAGCCATTGTTATACTGTTGGGGCTATTGTTTTATTGGACTATTAAGAAACTGTTGCCCAGATTTACGGCAGTTATTTGCGGGGGTAGATTATCATGA
- a CDS encoding endonuclease/exonuclease/phosphatase family protein, whose amino-acid sequence MLIFYTVFSGLLILLSVLPFAQSQHWIFRVAEFVKLQLLVFQVPTLAMGFYLVGDDSWIWCLQVVQLALIVYHAYILIRYTKFWRREKYEKGKDASDSIRVISCNVLQFNTAYDRFIDLINKEKPDIFLTMESDAAWEEALRVLESDYPNFEKVTLNNTYGMHFYTNLKLNKCEVHYFVADDIPSIEAELETADGHRFVFFAVHPPPPSPTEEETSKERDGDLLSVAKRVRDYKMPVVVTGDFNNVAWAKSSLLFKKTSKLIDARIGRGILSTFHANYWFFRVPLDLLFHSPTVFIDKLFIYPSVGSDHFPMGCTFFIDRYSDEQAEDIEHLEAGDMADVNEMIAEGKEEESDNRIPEGK is encoded by the coding sequence ATGCTGATTTTCTATACTGTTTTCTCAGGGTTATTAATTTTACTGAGTGTATTGCCCTTTGCCCAAAGCCAGCATTGGATTTTTCGGGTAGCTGAATTTGTGAAGTTGCAGCTGCTGGTATTTCAGGTGCCCACATTGGCGATGGGTTTTTATCTCGTGGGGGATGATTCCTGGATATGGTGCTTGCAGGTAGTACAGTTGGCGCTGATTGTATACCATGCCTATATATTGATACGTTACACCAAATTTTGGCGTCGCGAAAAATATGAAAAGGGCAAGGATGCATCGGACAGTATCAGAGTGATCTCCTGTAATGTACTGCAATTCAATACGGCTTATGATCGCTTTATTGACCTGATTAATAAAGAAAAGCCAGATATTTTTTTGACCATGGAAAGCGATGCGGCATGGGAAGAAGCCTTACGTGTGCTGGAAAGTGATTATCCCAATTTTGAGAAGGTAACGCTCAACAATACCTACGGCATGCATTTTTATACCAATCTGAAGCTCAACAAATGTGAGGTGCATTATTTTGTAGCCGATGATATTCCCAGTATTGAAGCTGAACTGGAAACTGCCGATGGACATCGTTTTGTCTTTTTCGCCGTTCACCCGCCGCCGCCGAGTCCGACCGAAGAGGAAACTTCCAAAGAAAGGGATGGCGATCTGCTCAGTGTGGCTAAACGGGTACGCGATTATAAAATGCCAGTGGTCGTTACTGGGGATTTTAACAATGTAGCCTGGGCCAAATCTTCGCTCTTGTTTAAAAAAACCAGCAAATTGATTGATGCACGTATTGGTCGGGGTATTCTTTCCACCTTTCATGCCAATTATTGGTTTTTCAGAGTTCCTTTGGATCTGCTGTTTCATAGTCCGACCGTATTTATCGACAAGTTGTTTATCTATCCTTCTGTTGGATCCGATCATTTTCCGATGGGCTGTACATTCTTTATCGATCGCTACTCCGATGAGCAGGCGGAAGATATTGAACATTTGGAAGCCGGTGATATGGCGGATGTCAATGAGATGATTGCTGAGGGTAAAGAGGAAGAAAGTGATAATCGAATTCCAGAAGGGAAATAG
- the gldL gene encoding gliding motility protein GldL has protein sequence MSKKKDNSRWLNVAISWGASIVIIGVLFKILHIGGTTANYMIGIGLGVEAFLFFLMGFNPPAPEPDWTRVYPELDDNFNGELPQRGKAVVAQPASPSATAALDKMFADANIEPASIENLGRGLRDFSEKVSAINKLSDVSLATEEFTNKLRTATSKFDNLSNAFEKASENLVAMSNTSGDTSNYHEQVKSLTTNLSQLNAMYERELRDSASHLQSMNKFYENLSFTMQNFNESLDDSKAFKDEVGKLAKNLNALNAIYGNMLSAMNQPRV, from the coding sequence ATGAGCAAGAAAAAAGACAATTCTAGATGGCTGAATGTGGCCATATCCTGGGGAGCGAGTATCGTCATCATCGGGGTACTATTTAAGATTCTACATATCGGCGGCACCACAGCCAATTATATGATCGGAATCGGTTTAGGTGTAGAAGCCTTCCTTTTCTTTTTAATGGGTTTCAATCCGCCCGCACCGGAACCAGACTGGACCCGGGTTTATCCTGAATTGGACGACAATTTTAATGGTGAGCTACCACAAAGAGGAAAAGCTGTTGTTGCCCAACCCGCAAGTCCATCGGCCACAGCCGCTTTGGATAAGATGTTTGCCGATGCCAATATTGAGCCCGCAAGCATTGAAAATCTCGGTCGTGGCCTGCGTGATTTTAGTGAAAAAGTATCCGCCATTAATAAGCTTTCAGATGTTTCACTTGCGACAGAAGAATTCACCAATAAGCTCCGAACAGCAACTTCAAAATTTGACAACCTAAGCAACGCATTTGAAAAAGCGTCTGAAAACTTAGTCGCCATGTCAAATACTTCCGGTGATACATCCAACTACCACGAGCAGGTAAAAAGTCTAACAACCAACCTAAGTCAATTAAATGCAATGTACGAGCGTGAATTACGCGATTCGGCCTCACATTTACAATCGATGAACAAGTTTTATGAGAACCTAAGCTTTACCATGCAGAACTTCAACGAATCGCTGGATGATTCCAAAGCATTTAAAGATGAAGTGGGCAAGCTAGCGAAAAACCTCAATGCCTTAAATGCCATTTATGGCAACATGTTGAGCGCGATGAATCAACCGCGTGTGTAA
- a CDS encoding HAEPLYID family protein, whose translation MKYNKQTTILWRFLFMSCGLFYSCVILAQENRNLPDKVHHAEPLYNDLVRDLGARKGEKEINLGADIKRTSLKDDFGYLMEYEFAPIDRLGLEVETDFTYAKSRNANVPSTNQLKRLRLSSQYSFYVSKKYAATLAVGYTQIFNFVNGGTAFNPFFIAAKNWHRHWHSLIYTGPEIAYQYATSKTALNWQVNTSFHYTVPNTDHFVGVEINQEISSEGIHTVLHPQIKLGLSKKLAAGVAIGLPIGGAENRLSSFLRIIYQL comes from the coding sequence ATGAAATATAATAAGCAAACAACGATACTCTGGCGATTTCTTTTCATGTCATGCGGTCTGTTCTATTCCTGTGTTATTCTCGCTCAGGAGAATAGAAACTTACCGGACAAGGTGCACCATGCTGAGCCTCTCTATAATGACCTCGTACGCGACCTTGGCGCGAGGAAAGGGGAAAAAGAAATTAATCTGGGAGCGGATATCAAACGAACAAGTCTAAAGGATGACTTTGGATATCTCATGGAGTATGAATTTGCACCAATTGATCGCTTAGGACTCGAGGTGGAAACGGATTTTACTTATGCTAAAAGCCGTAATGCCAATGTACCTTCAACAAATCAATTGAAAAGGCTACGTTTGTCCTCGCAATATTCATTCTATGTCTCAAAAAAGTATGCGGCAACCTTGGCTGTCGGGTATACACAGATCTTTAACTTTGTCAACGGTGGTACCGCCTTTAATCCTTTTTTTATAGCCGCCAAAAACTGGCACCGTCATTGGCATTCGTTAATTTACACCGGGCCGGAGATTGCTTATCAATACGCCACATCCAAAACGGCTTTGAATTGGCAGGTCAATACGTCGTTTCATTATACTGTGCCGAATACCGATCATTTTGTCGGTGTTGAGATCAACCAGGAAATTTCGTCCGAAGGCATACATACTGTTTTGCATCCCCAGATCAAACTCGGCCTCAGCAAAAAATTAGCCGCTGGTGTGGCAATTGGCCTACCGATAGGCGGGGCGGAAAATAGGCTAAGTTCCTTTTTGCGCATTATTTATCAGCTTTAG
- a CDS encoding C1 family peptidase gives MKKKNWIILAIIVAMLAAVAILYRFYYPKHIKLLKSEFVFTELIRLKSTTVKNQGASNTCWSYTGNSFLESEMIRMGRDPVAISPLYTVRKAYLERARNYLRLHGGLKLNEGGQLHDVMQILRMHGAMPRAAYTGIKAGKSSNNFKGLRAALNSRLSSMVKSRELKRSWERDVELLMDDYLGKVPVNFVYKGKSYTARSFADQVIGIDPDQYIHIASVTTAPYYKSFVFLIPDNWSFSQFFNLPMEELTLVIDQALKNGFTVACTVDISEPGFSWPHGIAYVPQKSTSEMTEEEKKTQFIRPQPERRVDAMERQSAFDAWQTTDDHALHIIGIVKDQNGKEYYIAKNSWGRGNAFQGFVYLTKEYVRYKSTALMLHKDALEPSLKNKL, from the coding sequence ATGAAAAAAAAGAATTGGATCATTTTAGCAATCATAGTTGCTATGTTGGCAGCCGTAGCCATACTTTATAGATTTTATTATCCGAAACATATAAAGTTGCTCAAGTCGGAGTTTGTTTTTACGGAGTTGATCCGATTGAAAAGTACGACAGTGAAGAACCAGGGAGCCTCCAATACCTGTTGGTCTTATACTGGGAATTCCTTTCTTGAATCAGAAATGATCCGAATGGGTAGAGATCCTGTAGCGATTTCGCCACTCTATACCGTCAGGAAGGCTTATCTTGAACGAGCGAGAAACTACCTGCGCCTGCACGGTGGCCTAAAATTAAATGAGGGTGGACAGCTTCATGATGTTATGCAGATACTGCGTATGCATGGGGCAATGCCTAGAGCTGCCTACACGGGAATTAAAGCGGGTAAAAGCTCGAACAACTTCAAGGGCCTGCGCGCTGCACTCAACAGTAGACTATCCAGTATGGTAAAAAGCAGGGAGCTGAAAAGGAGCTGGGAGCGAGATGTGGAGCTGCTCATGGATGACTATCTGGGCAAAGTTCCCGTGAATTTTGTCTATAAGGGCAAATCGTATACAGCACGTAGTTTTGCTGATCAGGTGATAGGCATCGATCCGGATCAATATATTCACATCGCTTCTGTTACCACTGCTCCCTATTACAAATCATTTGTTTTTTTGATTCCCGACAATTGGTCGTTCAGTCAGTTTTTTAACCTTCCTATGGAAGAACTTACCCTTGTTATCGATCAGGCTTTAAAAAATGGCTTTACGGTAGCGTGTACAGTTGACATTTCGGAACCCGGTTTTTCCTGGCCTCATGGCATCGCGTATGTTCCCCAAAAATCAACATCAGAAATGACTGAGGAAGAAAAAAAGACGCAATTTATCAGGCCACAACCTGAACGTAGAGTTGATGCTATGGAGCGGCAAAGTGCATTCGATGCATGGCAAACAACAGATGATCATGCGTTACATATTATAGGCATAGTAAAAGATCAAAACGGAAAAGAATACTATATAGCCAAGAATTCTTGGGGCAGGGGAAATGCCTTCCAGGGCTTTGTCTACCTCACGAAAGAATATGTACGCTATAAAAGCACAGCCTTGATGCTTCACAAAGATGCTCTTGAACCATCTTTGAAAAACAAGTTGTAA
- a CDS encoding response regulator translates to MDKKLKLAFADDNVLHLKVIEHLAREMGNYEMLYSCHSGKELVHLLETNMEQPDVCILDLHMPEMDGMETARVIRRRYPMIRLFGYSASESADEKKRFLDSGVKLVFSKQSPRKMLISIYHYTRLCENLDIIDFEKNLFRKWNFVNQL, encoded by the coding sequence ATGGACAAGAAATTAAAACTTGCATTTGCAGATGATAACGTATTGCACCTGAAAGTAATTGAGCATTTGGCCAGGGAAATGGGGAACTATGAGATGCTGTATTCCTGTCACAGTGGAAAGGAACTTGTGCATCTGCTTGAGACAAATATGGAGCAGCCAGATGTGTGCATTCTGGATTTGCATATGCCGGAGATGGACGGCATGGAGACTGCCCGCGTAATAAGACGACGCTATCCCATGATTCGATTATTTGGTTATTCGGCCAGCGAAAGTGCAGATGAAAAAAAGAGGTTTCTTGATAGTGGTGTTAAGCTCGTTTTCTCAAAACAGTCTCCACGAAAAATGCTGATCTCCATCTATCATTACACTAGGCTCTGTGAAAATCTGGATATCATTGATTTTGAAAAGAATTTATTTAGGAAATGGAATTTTGTAAATCAGCTATAG
- a CDS encoding tyrosine-type recombinase/integrase, which yields MIFNFTLLNPTSISFIYLAFVDDQQQQLLIKTPLKIAPVQWDVEKQRPYNIYLKNFKKLNTKLDALKIAISTYLSDLKSSKKEFSLRTVNRLVKKCCSEATPSLPAGGLLQSVDNFIKSRIHLITSTTHKRYLVFFRLLKRFEGYQQKHLMLDQVNSLFVQQFIAYGEAENYSISTIHRTIHFVRTVLNFLEKRGVRTFVYELELPKVRKINRAISLNEDEISTIKNIDVPVHLKAAKDWLVISCYTGQRVSDFMNFNLDMMEILDGKPCLSFTQQKTQKSILLPLHPTALIIMSNNGHRFPVKMTAQKYNEQIKEVARLAGITTLVKVRKRNGFRSSDQLIPKCEAITSHIGRRSFATNFYGKIPTALLMDATGHSTEQMFQRYISNVDTERTRSLGTYLENMYQNRSRPQQQPLSS from the coding sequence ATGATTTTTAATTTTACCTTATTGAATCCTACTTCAATATCATTCATCTACCTTGCATTTGTTGACGATCAACAACAGCAGCTCCTTATTAAAACTCCTTTAAAAATTGCTCCGGTTCAATGGGACGTGGAGAAACAGCGTCCCTATAACATTTATCTGAAAAATTTTAAAAAGCTAAACACAAAGCTCGATGCACTGAAGATTGCAATATCGACTTATCTTTCTGACTTAAAGTCGAGTAAAAAGGAGTTTTCACTCCGTACAGTCAACCGCTTAGTCAAAAAATGCTGCTCAGAGGCGACGCCTTCACTTCCAGCAGGTGGACTGCTACAGAGTGTAGACAATTTTATCAAAAGCCGAATTCACCTTATTACTTCCACCACACACAAACGCTACCTCGTCTTCTTCCGTTTATTAAAACGCTTTGAGGGGTATCAGCAAAAACATCTGATGCTAGATCAGGTGAATAGCCTTTTTGTACAGCAATTTATTGCCTATGGTGAAGCCGAGAACTACAGTATAAGCACGATACATCGCACCATACATTTTGTGCGTACAGTACTTAATTTTTTAGAAAAAAGAGGAGTGCGAACTTTTGTTTATGAGTTAGAACTGCCCAAGGTCAGAAAAATAAATCGTGCTATAAGCCTCAATGAAGATGAAATTAGCACAATAAAAAATATAGACGTGCCGGTCCATCTAAAAGCCGCCAAGGATTGGCTGGTGATCAGTTGTTACACGGGTCAGCGTGTGTCTGATTTTATGAATTTTAATCTGGATATGATGGAGATTCTTGATGGCAAACCCTGTCTATCCTTTACCCAACAGAAAACACAGAAAAGCATTTTACTGCCACTTCATCCTACGGCATTAATTATTATGTCGAATAACGGGCATCGCTTCCCAGTTAAAATGACTGCTCAAAAATATAACGAACAAATCAAGGAAGTGGCACGCCTTGCAGGCATTACCACCCTGGTAAAAGTCAGGAAGCGGAACGGATTCCGTTCCTCAGACCAGCTTATTCCAAAATGTGAAGCGATTACCAGCCATATCGGCCGTAGGAGTTTTGCCACAAATTTTTATGGTAAAATTCCTACAGCATTATTGATGGATGCGACCGGACATAGTACAGAACAGATGTTTCAGCGGTATATCAGCAATGTGGATACCGAACGTACCCGATCACTAGGGACTTACCTGGAAAACATGTATCAAAATCGGAGCAGACCTCAACAGCAGCCACTGAGCAGCTAG
- a CDS encoding helix-turn-helix domain-containing protein, which produces MEFCKSAIGKERMQFGALKLAEYGSQLGKRLHDTSVFSIIRTGSPVSIKIGQTLYDFETSELIFIGPHYEVEIDQPIVAEGYLCWFTADFYQRSKLDTEILNSELFFGSQPFLAMRDYRTELVFKKLFVERLTCCAEYRTIDMMVAHHCFESLLLEGYQTMLSLETTRASAHVAAVQLFNRFSVLLHKHYREHTSVQYYADRLHLSPRKLTELCCAVAGKSAKCVISTVVAQQALRYIQHTDLSISQISYEMGFSDESNFRNFFKRQTGNNPLSYRQV; this is translated from the coding sequence ATGGAATTTTGTAAATCAGCTATAGGAAAAGAAAGGATGCAATTTGGTGCACTAAAACTGGCTGAGTATGGTAGCCAGCTAGGTAAAAGGCTGCACGATACATCGGTTTTTTCAATCATTCGAACCGGCTCTCCTGTCAGCATAAAAATTGGCCAAACGTTATATGATTTTGAGACTAGCGAACTCATATTTATTGGGCCACATTATGAAGTCGAGATCGACCAACCTATAGTTGCTGAAGGATATTTATGCTGGTTTACAGCAGATTTTTATCAAAGATCTAAACTCGATACCGAAATACTCAATTCAGAATTGTTTTTTGGAAGTCAGCCCTTTCTTGCTATGCGCGACTATAGAACGGAGCTGGTGTTCAAGAAGCTATTTGTAGAGCGTTTGACATGCTGCGCTGAGTACCGTACCATCGATATGATGGTTGCCCACCACTGCTTTGAATCCTTGTTACTCGAAGGGTATCAAACAATGCTATCGCTAGAAACAACCCGTGCATCTGCACACGTCGCTGCCGTTCAGTTGTTTAACAGATTCTCGGTCTTATTGCATAAGCACTACCGCGAACATACCAGTGTGCAGTATTATGCCGACCGTCTGCACCTTTCTCCAAGGAAGTTGACCGAGTTGTGTTGTGCCGTCGCCGGAAAATCGGCTAAATGTGTGATATCCACTGTTGTGGCCCAGCAGGCTTTGCGCTATATTCAGCATACTGACCTTTCGATATCCCAGATTTCCTATGAAATGGGCTTCTCGGATGAATCTAATTTTCGCAATTTTTTTAAAAGACAGACAGGTAATAATCCGCTTTCCTACCGTCAGGTTTAA
- the gldM gene encoding gliding motility protein GldM, whose product MALGRETPRQRMIGILYLVLLALLALNVPDSILDAFKNINNSLETSKSNVSTAVQQLFTAFENTKLKEEPARAKPIYDKAKKAQAIIGELNQYIGSLKEEFVKQGGGYDEEKGDLAQRENEDISPNLMINEKKGTILKDKINTTRTKLLALLTPEEQKMVSFSLEAKDPEKSVNGKKSWEEINFGSGTPLTAAMTILTKIQTDAQNAESDVVKLILGKMDQAVVNLDKFAAVAVAPTSYLVQGQPYKAEVFLTASDSKSEPAISVNGSSLQVVDGKGVYSVNTSREGIYTWTGVIKVKQTDGSYKEYRTPVQTYQVARPSAVVSPDKMNVLYIGVNNPISVSAPGTSTDKIRVSMSGGSISSAGGGKYNVKVSSPGTAHISVSAEVAPGKTQTLSSTEFRVKRIPDPIAKFAGKTGGSMATVALKAQNALFAKLDNFDFDATFRVTKFTMIIAKPRADAIVLSTSGGQLSSAMSSALNGIVPGTRVIFDNIVAVGPDGTSRQLNAVALTAN is encoded by the coding sequence ATGGCATTAGGAAGAGAAACTCCAAGACAAAGGATGATTGGCATCCTCTATCTGGTCTTGCTCGCCTTATTGGCGCTCAATGTACCGGATTCCATCTTGGATGCATTCAAAAATATCAACAACAGTCTCGAAACATCCAAATCGAATGTCAGCACAGCCGTTCAACAACTGTTCACAGCGTTCGAAAACACCAAACTAAAAGAAGAACCCGCACGTGCCAAACCGATCTACGACAAGGCAAAAAAAGCGCAGGCTATTATTGGAGAACTCAATCAATATATAGGTTCTTTAAAAGAAGAGTTCGTTAAACAAGGTGGTGGATACGATGAAGAAAAAGGCGATCTGGCCCAACGTGAAAACGAGGATATCTCCCCCAACCTCATGATCAATGAGAAAAAAGGAACTATTTTAAAAGATAAAATCAATACAACACGTACTAAACTGTTGGCCCTACTTACACCTGAAGAACAAAAAATGGTTTCGTTCTCTCTGGAGGCGAAAGATCCCGAGAAATCTGTAAACGGTAAAAAATCCTGGGAAGAAATTAATTTCGGCAGTGGCACACCTTTGACCGCAGCGATGACTATTTTAACCAAAATTCAGACAGATGCACAAAATGCAGAATCTGACGTGGTGAAGCTCATCTTAGGCAAAATGGATCAGGCCGTGGTGAACCTCGATAAATTTGCAGCGGTTGCTGTAGCTCCCACATCTTATTTGGTGCAAGGACAGCCCTATAAAGCCGAAGTATTTCTGACGGCATCTGATTCCAAATCTGAACCGGCCATTTCTGTTAATGGATCATCACTGCAGGTGGTGGATGGAAAAGGTGTTTATTCGGTCAACACCAGTCGGGAAGGTATCTATACCTGGACCGGTGTGATCAAAGTAAAACAAACCGACGGATCTTATAAAGAATATCGTACCCCTGTACAGACCTACCAAGTAGCTCGTCCTTCGGCAGTGGTATCACCAGACAAAATGAATGTACTGTATATCGGTGTCAACAATCCTATTTCAGTATCAGCTCCGGGTACATCTACCGATAAAATCCGTGTCAGCATGAGTGGCGGTAGTATTTCAAGTGCTGGTGGCGGTAAATATAATGTGAAGGTAAGTTCACCGGGTACAGCACATATTTCAGTATCCGCAGAGGTAGCACCTGGAAAAACACAGACCCTGAGTTCGACAGAATTCCGTGTGAAACGGATTCCGGATCCTATTGCCAAGTTTGCCGGTAAAACAGGTGGTTCAATGGCTACGGTAGCACTTAAAGCGCAGAATGCTCTTTTTGCAAAACTGGATAACTTTGACTTTGATGCAACCTTCAGGGTCACCAAATTTACCATGATTATTGCTAAACCACGCGCGGATGCCATTGTGTTATCGACTTCTGGAGGCCAGCTGAGTTCGGCCATGTCTTCAGCCCTTAATGGTATTGTACCAGGCACACGCGTTATCTTCGACAATATTGTTGCCGTGGGCCCAGATGGGACTTCCAGACAGCTCAATGCAGTTGCTTTAACAGCAAATTAA